The following are encoded in a window of Oreochromis aureus strain Israel breed Guangdong linkage group 10, ZZ_aureus, whole genome shotgun sequence genomic DNA:
- the tmlhe gene encoding trimethyllysine dioxygenase, mitochondrial — translation MEGPQMRFNYVWLRDHCLSAASYNSKTNQRNLDTGSIDLTIRPESTRVEGDHLVITWPGGHMSKYSLSWLTENSFERKYQSAEQPRILWNSDIYRNATITSSKWDTFMSCDDELKKFLQNYLLYGIAFVDDVPATVEATEAVTQRVSLIRETTYGRMWCFTSDFSRGDTAYSQLALDRHTDTSYFQEPCGIQVFHCLKHEGTGGRTLLVDGFYAAEKLRQRSPESFELLAQVPIKHEYIENTDRHQNHIKGIGPVLNVYPWNNEMYLIRYNNYNRSVLNTIPHDVVQRWYAAHRELTTELRRPENELWVKLTPGKVVFIDNWRVLHGRESFTGSRQICGCYLTRDDVLSAARCFGLQA, via the exons ATGGAGGGGCCGCAGATGCGTTTTAACTATGTGTGGCTGAGAGATCActgcctctctgctgcttcGTACAACTCCAAAACTAACCAGAGGAACCTGGACACTGGGAGCATAGATCTGACTATACGTCCCGAAAGCACACGAGTGGAAGGAGACCACCTTGTTATCACCT GGCCTGGTGGTCACATGTCCAAGTACAGTCTCAGTTGGCTTACTGAGAACAGCTTTGAGAGAAAGTACCAGAGCGCAGAACAACCGCGCATCCTCTGGAATTCAGACATCTATAGAAATGCAACCATAACCTCATCCAAATGGGACACGTTCATGAGCTGTGATGACGAGCTAAAGAAATTTCTTCAAAATTATCTTCTGTACGGGATCGCGTTTGTAGACGATGTCCCAGCCACAGTGGAAGCCACAGAGGCAGTAACCCAGAGGGTCAGTCTAATCAG GGAGACTACCTACGGCAGAATGTGGTGCTTCACTTCAGATTTTTCCAGGGGAGATACTGCCTACAGCCAGCTGGCCCTGGACCGTCACACTGACACCTCCTACTTTCAGGAACCGTGTGG AATCCAGGTTTTCCACTGTCTCAAGCATGAGGGAACCGGGGGAAGGACGCTGCTCGTTGATGGGTTCTACGCTGCAGAAAAATTACGTCAGAGGTCACCTGAAAGCTTTGAGCTGCTTGCTCAGGTGCCCATCAAGCACGAGTACATCGAAAATACCGACAGGCACCAAAACCACATCAAAGGCATCGGCCCCGTGCTCAATGTGTATCCTTGGAACAATGAAATGTATCTTATACG ATACAACAACTACAATCGATCTGTGCTAAACACAATCCCCCATGATGTGGTTCAGCGCTGGTACGCAGCGCATCGAGAGCTGACCACAGAGCTCAGGAGGCCAGAGAACGAGCTATGGGTGAAGCTGACTCCGGGGAAA GTTGTTTTCATAGACAACTGGCGAGTCTTACACGGGAGGGAGTCTTTCACTGGCTCGAGGCAAATCTGTGGATGCTATCTGACCAGAGATGACGTCCTCAGTGCTGCCCGCTGCTTTGGGCTCCAGGCCTGA
- the LOC116329156 gene encoding V-set and immunoglobulin domain-containing protein 1: protein MHLPLPLLDLLARRAHAETEKYKVQFLGRSVRIPTAFVKMCSVQLLLVLLSITGCVELITVTTMQKYVNVTIGGSVLLDCTFTTTAATTAGLTIQWEFLSKSAMTAQQIFYYQSGQVVIPKSYEGRIQTPATPGATMNASITIRNMQPSDSGLYTCEVHNLPDVDGQSQANIVVNVLEKPSAPYCAVHGNVESGHLVTLTCHSEQGNPTPTYNWAKLDQTKTRRPVLGRTTTTGILEIKNISQFEFGEYQCNATNVVGFATCTIELNPEAADGVIAGAVIGALLGCVLIGLVAWFIAHTVKKHKYNAVKTAEANEMKGSSPPAQEAYDSIPNANTADNLQDEEEGPQA from the exons ATGCATTTACCCCTTCCTCTTCTAGACCTGCTTGCACGGCGAGCCCACGCTGAGACAGAAAAGTATAAAGTTCAGTTCTTAGGACGTTCTGTGAGAATCCCCACAGCTTTTGTAAAGATGTGCTCTGTGCAGCTCTTGTTGGTGCTTTTAAGCATTACAG GATGTGTCGAACTCATCACAGTGACGACGATGCAGAAATACGTCAATGTGACAATTGGTGGAAGTGTCCTGCTCGACTGTACGTTTACCACTACAGCGGCGACAACTGCCGGCCTAACAATCCAGTGGGAATTTCTCTCAAAATCCGCCATGACTGCACAACAG ATCTTTTACTATCAGTCAGGACAGGTTGTTATTCCCAAGTCTTACGAAGGCAGGATTCAAACTCCAGCTACTCCAGGGGCCACCATGAATGCCTCCATAACTATCAGAAACATGCAACCATCGGACTCTGGGCTCTACACGTGTGAAGTTCACAATTTGCCCGATGTTGATGGACAGTCTCAGGCAAATATCGTCGTGAATGTCCTCG AGAAACCATCTGCCCCTTACTGCGCCGTCCACGGCAATGTTGAATCGGGTCACCTGGTCACTCTGACCTGCCACAGTGAGCAGGGAAACCCAACACCAACCTACAACTGGGCCAAACTGGATCAGACCAAGACAAGGAGGCCTGTGCTGGGAAGAA caaCCACAACTGGAATACTGGAAATCAAAAACATCTCCCAGTTTGAGTTTGGGGAGTACCAGTGCAATGCTACAAATGTTGTGGGCTTTGCAACATGCACCATTGAGCTGAATCCTG AAGCGGCAGATGGGGTTATCGCAGGCGCAGTTATCGGAGCGCTGCTCGGGTGCGTGCTGATCGGCCTGGTTGCGTGGTTCATTGCTCACACAGTGAAGAAACACAAATACAACGCTGTTAAAACGGCAGAGGCCAACGAGATGAA GGGGAGCTCTCCTCCAGCCCAGGAGGCCTATGACAGCATTCCCAATGCAAACACAGCTGACAACCTTCAGGATGAGGAAGAAGGCCCACAAGCCTAA